ATCGCATTTCTTGACTTACCACCTCCCGAGCCTCGGAACCCGTCTTCGTCTCTCCTCCTCTGCACAGCGGCGCACATGAACTCTTTTAGCTCCGCCGAGAACTTCTCCGTAGAACTTACAATCCTCATAGTCGAGAATACAACAAATGAACGAGTTAAAGAAGTGTATCTTCTTTGCTCACTGCCTTTTGCTTATTCTTGTTTGCGTTGGCTATAGGTTCAGAGAAGATATAGAGAGAGATACACAGAGGATAGAGAAACGAGTAAGACGATATATATAGCGGGAGAAAGAGCAGAGGTTGTGGGTACACATCAAAGAGTCTCTGATCGTTCCAAGAAAAACACGCGTCTTCAAAGCAGCTTATAGGCTCGGCTCGGCTTCAGTATATATACGATCCCATCAACTTTGTATTTTCGCCATTTATTAAATACCTCTTAGTTAGATAATATATACTTTAAGAAAATAAAACTACATCTGGCCGATTAATAGTACTAGATTTTCGGTTTCGTATATCAGATTAAATGATCCTTTTGTGCATCTGTATATATAAATTGCAACAAATAATATTTTTGTGTATTTTCAAAAAATATATTTCTTTGTTTCAGTATACTTGATGTTAAAGAAAATACTTTTATTGCAATTTTTTTTATTATTATAGATGAAAACTAATATTGTTTGAATTTGTAACCAATTACATAATACTGATTTTTTAATTTGTTGAGCCATTTTATTTAATGATATTTTTATTTAACCAAAATAAATTGTATAAAAATTTACATTTTAATTTGTCTGCATTATCTTTAAACATCACATAAAATGAAACATAGGGAGTATTATAGCTGTAATAATTTTTTAGAAAAAAATCACATTTTGTTTTAGAATATTTATCGCATTAATATTATAAAATATAGAGTCAAATACGTTACAGTATGAAAAAATACCATATATACCGTTACTTTAAAACTTAATTAATTTAGTGGTGGTAGTGGAAATTAATATTGACCTGAAGGCCGTATTACATGACTGATTACCACTTGGTTTCTTTCTCTCTTTTTTTGGGTCAAAATGTCAAATCTACTTGGTTTCTGTCCAAACCTTATTATTAGATTCATTAAGGTTAAGCAAGTTAATAACACGACAGCTAATTGGACTAAGACAAATTAACGAACTAACAATAAAATATCAAAATTATTTTGTAATAAATAATCTCTGACCATTTTTTTCTGATTATAAGGGGTTTTGGTGATTGCAAAATACACGTTTTATATTACTACCTCTTTTCCCGAATTTTTTTTTTGTTCCACAAATATAGATTTTCTATATTATTAAGATACTTTTTTATATTTTTGAGCAACATTAATTGAGAATATTTGAATTGATTAAATTTCAATGGTGGAAAATTATTGGAAAGTGTATAATAAAGTAAAAAATAAATTAAATTATAAACATTTATTTAATTTTTAATAAGCGTGCATATTCTAGAAAATCTTACTTTCAGTAACAGAGGGAGTATTATTTATCTACACATGATTATAAATTTATAATACGTTCACGGATTTTGTTTGCGACTCTTGTTTTTAAAGTCAAATAAATTCATGGCTGCAGCACATTTTCACCTACTCTTGTTACTTTATGGGTTACTGTTAAATACTAAATGATAAAAAGGTAAAATACTAATAATTTTTGAATTAATGGACAAAAATGTCAAATTTTGCCAAATTCTCATGTTTTAAACCGTATGATTCTTCATTTTTTAACGCAAGTGAATTAACGTGCAACACATTGTCACCAACTCTGATTACTTTACTATGGATTACTATTTCTTTTAGTTAAAAAGGGCTAAGCTATTGCTCCTGCTCAGAAGGTCTGCAAGGCCAAAAAGGAAAAAAGGCAAAATCTAATGCTCAGGAAATAATTAAAACTATTCTAAGATAAGTTTCACCGGTTTAATAAGGAAATTAACTGTTATCGGATGACATAATAAGTCAAACTTATACAACCATCGCCTATCGGCAATAGTGATTGATATATATGTAATAATGTAGGGAATGAATCATACATTTACTATTCACAATCTAAACATATAATAACATGGATAACTATTGATTGATCGGTTGATTACCGTAATCGTCAACTTCTCAAGCTCAATTTGGGGCAAAACAATTAACGAGTGCAAGAAAACGAAGATGCATAGGAATTACTCAGTCAAAATTTGCAAGTGTGCTTTTGGACCAACTTTCATATGCTCTGACCAAGAAGTTACATTTTTTTTTTCTCAACTTCAACTGTCATTATCCAACATCAAATTTGTTACAAACGAATTAGACCTCAAGAGATTTAACCACAAGACAATGGAGGCGATCTAGTATCACCTAGAAATACGTCTATAGATCCTACGCTACCTAATCAAACTCCATTGTACTCTTGTAACCATAGTGAGAACAAATTTACTCCACAATTCGAAGCAAATCGTCTCTTGAACCACCTAAATTCTACCACTATAAAAACAAGATTACAAAACTATCTCTAAACCACCAAGAAAAACAAAATTGAGTGAGACTCAAGTGAAGTTTGGAGCAGTTGATGCCTTAAGATTGGAATGTTGTTCATGACCAACCGCCATAACACCTATTGGTACAAATCCCACTCAGTTGGTTCCAACTAGCCAGAGACTAAGGCTTTGCAATCTTGTAAAAGTCGGATAAAGGCAGTGATACCGTCCACAACCAGCCGGGGACCTATAGATCAGAAGAAGGAGCCAAGCTATCAGATGTTACAATAAAACGGTACTGCGAATGCCAAGCTCCAAAGCGAGTTCACCACCAAGCCTTTGAAACTCTCCCGAGACCACACGGGAAAGCCCAAGACTCGCCACGCTCCGCCTACGAGAACCGTAGGAATACCTTCTTCTACAGGCCGTCTTCGCGTCGACGAACGTCGAGGCTTAGTTTGGTCAGAGTGAAACACCACCCTTCTCTCCTCCTTCTGAACCATAGACGATTCTTTCAGTATTGAGAAGAGACAGCACACACATCACAAGAGTCAAACCGAGGAACACACATCCGCCTTCTTAGCTCTGGTGCGCCTCCGGAGGGAAGTCTCCAAAGTTCACACGGGCAAGAATGGACGCTGAGCCACCCACACACCGAGTCTGCTTCACGCGCCACCACACACCCCTTCTCCTTACATATATGAGTTACAAGCCACCAAAACCACACCAGCTTCCAGATCTGTAACTTGAGAGACAAAACGCAACCCCGCGTCACAGCCTCAAAGCCGAGGGCCGACGAAACCAAAAGGAAAACGGTTCATCGGCCATCAACGGCTGAACCCTAAAAACCGACCTTCTCGTGGCTTTCTCTTCACACGGCTCGCACTGCTCCAGATCTATCTTCAGATAATCTAGCTACAGCTCCGCCGCGGACAGAGCTTTCTACCAGGGACCTCCAATGAGCACCAGAACCGCGAGCATATCACCGGGATTTGAAGGACGCGCCGAGGAGACAAAGGAAAACGAGAGTAGAGAGAAAGGGGGGGACCTCCGACACCAGTTACGGCCTCCGGTGCCGAGGGAAAAAGAGCGGCGTTTAAGGTTGTCTCAGAGAGAATCTCGGTTTTTTTTTGTCCTAAATGTGGCGAGAAGTTACACTTAATAATATCTCTCGCCATACACATGAAAACTTTTTGGATATCAAGGTGTAAACGAACATTCTGGATTAATTTATGATCTGCCTAGTTTACACCTTGCTTCATAAATTAATCCAGTAATTATATTCTTATAAGTGTACAAGAGAATATTTCAGATTCTATAAAAATAAGAAAATATTTGTAATAGTATCAGATTGGGCTAAACGGCTCAGCTTGAATGTCTCGCCTGAGAGTAAGAACGCGATTTTTTTGTCTAACACGTGTTGAATGACGAGTAGGCACGACCGGATTTTTATTTTGTCAACAGCACTTCCTTTTTTTTCAGAAGTCGAGATGATTAGTTGATACTTGGATAGTCAATGACTGTAAATAATTGTGCTTGCTTGGAAATTTATGAGTGGTATTGTTATTATTACAGTTACAAACTTCAGCACGTGGTTTTGATTAGCGAGCCACCCCGGTTTTGTTCCGCCCCAATTTGTCAAGTGGGGAAGACAATGTTTGTGTCAGTGTGGTCTATGCTGTCACGGGAAGACCCTATTTGTATCAGTGCGGTCTAATGTTCAAAAATCTCTAGGCTACACGCTTTATATAATTATATGAGATCATTGTTTGAACGGATGTTTAGATCGATTTTTTTTATACTCCCTCCGTTTCGTAATACTTGATGTTTTGTAATAGTACACAAAGATTAAAAAAATTACATTTTTCTAAAAAAAAATTTTAAAGATATAATTTTAAAATCAGTTAACTAATTATAAAAAAGATCGTAAAATCTAATTACTTGAACAGTTTCCAAATAAAGTTAAAGTTAACCTTAAAATCTCAAAACTTCCTTAAAATCTCAAAACTTCATGTAAATTAAAACAAAACAAACTTTCTAAAACATCATTTATATTGAAACGGAGAGAGTAGCATTTTGTCTAGTCTATGTCTCACGAGAAGACCACATGATAAATATGATTATAAAACAAAAGATGTTTATTTGTGGTCGTCGGTGTCCATTGGCCATGTGAGAAGCGGAACTCGTAGTTCCCACCAATAAAGTGGGTACTGCAAATTCATTGAAGTCTAAACCGATATTTTACTTCGCCACCTAAAAGCATGTCCAAAAAAACCTGAATGTTTTGAAGTTTCTAAAACTCTATATTTAAAGTTTAAAAGTGTTCTTATCTAAAAATAAAATTTCAAACTCAACTTCAAAACTATTATTTTATAATATGATCTTTATATTTGTTATAACTAATTTGAATTCATAGATCTTTTGTAAACAACTAGAACATATATAAACATATTACAACAATATTAATTAATAAAATATTATATTAAAATATAAAATTTTAAATAAAAATAATTTAATTAATATTAAACTTCAAACAAAATACCATATTATTCCATAAAATAAATTTCGTAATACATGTATGATTTACTAGTGCATTTCGAAGCAGAAAGAGCTCTCCTCATTTTTACTTTGTAGATTACAAGCTAAAAATTGTTGAAATCGGATGATATTAATACTTGTAAATACATTAGATTAAAACAAGAAAGTAAAAGATAAACATAAAATAGTACTAAAAGACTATTTTTTATCAATGATATTAATACTCGTGAATATATTTGATATGAACAAGAAAGAATTGTACGAAAAAAAACATCAAAAACAACAATAACAACTATCTTCAGTTACAAAAAAAAAAAAAATTGGACAATATTTGAAAATTTTGAAGGTTCCGGATCAAACTTATATGACTATTAGTGTTGTTGTAATATTTAAATTTGTGCAATAGTTATGTCTTCATGTAATTTTTAAAAGTTTTTTTGTAAAATTTCTTTTGTGTATTATAGTTGTTTAAATCTAGTTTAAAATATTTTAAATCTTATTTTAAAGTTTTATTTAATTTTATGTGTAAAACTTAAATTCTGTAAACAAAATTTAAAATATTTATGAGATATAATTTTTTAAGGATTAAAACAATAAATGAGAAAATATTTGTGAATCATAAATGTGTTATGTAATTGTAGGGACCAAAATGCAAATAAAAATATGAAACTTCAAATATGAAAATTTGATTAGTGAAACTTCAAATATAGAGTTTCATTCCTCGAAACTTCAGATTTAAAGTTTCATATTTTTATTTGTATTTTGGTCGCTCCAGTTACACGAAGCTTTTCCCTGAAATTATTGCTAATTGGTTTTTCGATCAAGTGTTAATGGGCTTCTTTTCTTGGGCTTTATATTTGAGCTTTTTTCTCTAAAACGATGTCCTTTGTCGTCGGAGCAGTCAAGACAGAGATACTCCAAGAGGAGGAAGAAGAAAAGGGTGTGGCAAAGACTGAGAATGGAAAGTTTGGACGCTAATTTTCCTGTGCGCCATAGAAAGTTTTCACTAGAAAGTAAGGTAATTTGAAACGGATAATGTTCATGGGATTTTTTTTGTATCGATTGTTATGTGAGATTGGTCTTTATTTGATCTGTGTAACATGTTTATTTTGAATTTTCTTTTTTTCAAAGGGAAACAAGACAGAGATAGTGATCTGCAGCTATGAAGATCATATCCTTGTGAGTTGTAAGAGATTACGCTCACTTGGATGTTTAAGGTCATAGTTTTGTCTCTACTGAATCTGAACACACAACTTTTGTTTCAGGTCATAGCAACACAGATTGGTGCCGTGGGAGCTATATTGCACGCAAGGTCAATAAGTGGTCTTACTATTGGTTGTGAACATTTGAGTTATATATGTATGTTTCATACTTGTGTTTCTTTGTTGACAGGAAGGAAGAAGGGATGTCTGTTGAACCAACATTCAGTGTCTCAGTGATATTCGGAAAGCGAGATGAGGTAGCAAATCTTAAACATATTGTAGTACTTTTACATAGTTCATATTTTCAAAATCTTAAAGTAGATCTTGCCTACTTTGTTTCCTGAAGCCAATGCTTATAGCAACTGCTCGAAGACTCATTGACCACATAAGGTCTCTGTCTCTCTCTCTCTCTCTCTCTCTTTCCTTCATTTCTTGCTCCTCCACTGTTTCCTTTCTTTCTATTGTCTGGTTAAAAATGGAACAGAAGAAAGGGATCTAACTTGAGAATGATGCAATCTTTTTTTTTTAATTTTCTCCAGTTCTTTTGTTCCCTCGAAGCCTCTGGTTCTCTCACTTGGTCTCAAAGATCATTCTTCGGTACTTTACATTTTTCTTGGAAACTGTTCATTTGATTATTGAAACCCCAATGATACTTAACAGATTCTTATGTGTTTCTTTTTATGTAGGAGACGTTGAAGGAAATAGTAGCGGCTGTGATCGAGAATCGCCTTTGGTAGTATATACATTCTTATGATCCAATGAAAGGACAACTAGAACACGTTGTGTGCTTACTTCTTGATTGATATTATTAGTGAGAATTGATTTTTCTATTAGTTTGTTAAATCCACATTGTTTCGAGATTTAGACAAAGTTGTCATGAAAACTCTGTTTTTTCTCCCAACAAACAATGAAGATACCTTTCTTTTTTTGACATCAACAATGAAGAAGATACTATTAATGCAAGCGCTGTGATATATATATAGCACATCATAAACTACATAGGTGGCACAAGGACAATAGACAAACATTGTAGTAGTTGTGTCACATAATATATGAACGTGTCAAATAAATTACACCCAACAAGTAAAAATATATAAACACAAATCTCCCGTCTCTTCCCTGCGCTTATGTTCTGTTGTCTCGATGACTTGCGAGACTTAATCGTTTCTCTGTGTCAACACGTTTAGCTGATTCTCTAACTGCAGATAACAAGAACAAAGATTTACATTTAGCGCCATGGATAGTGAAGGTTTATAGAGTTGCATCATTTATTTAGTTTGTAATTTATGTATAAGGTTTTATCCCAAGAGCTAGTGATAGTGAATGAATGAAGTTAATAAACTCATAATCTTAAATTATATAATTTAATGTGGGAATTCTTGCTAGAAAATGCAAGAAGACAAACCTGCCCATTCCTCTGCTTGTGTTTCTTTACTTCTTCTGTTAGGCTCAAGAAGCTGTGACATCAAAAAGACGAAAACAAAACAAGTAATTCAATGGTTATGTTAAGATGCGTTTTAGTTTTGGACATAGGATCGCCTTGAGACATTTTACAATTAACTTCATGGTTAGTAGTAACTAGGGTCTTTTGGTGAAAGGAAAAGAGATGTATATATATATATATATATACCTTTGTTGCAGTAGCATGAGTTGGGTCTGAAGTTCTCTCTCCCGTAGAGTTGCAGGAGGCGTCTACATAATATATATGATGACATCAAATTCGGGTTAATGAATATTATTTGATGTGATGGCAAAATTTTGAAAACGTGTTTTTTTTCTCTCTTGTTCTTTTACCTGCAATAGCTCATTGAGGTTTGTCTCGGGTGATCCAGATTGCTTGACTATGAAATGGGGACAAAAACAAAACGCTTTCGTTCAATTATTCAACTAAAAGGAAGTATAAGATCCCACAGAAAAAACAATCTATAGATGAAGAAGATTATAGTAGTACCAGAGGTTTGCTCCACGTATTTAATTAGTCTCAGAATCTCTTCCTGTCATGACGAGTTGTTAACTAACGAACGACTGTAAAAGTAATAATCCTCATGATTTAAAATTTACCCGTTGCATGGCGTTTTGCTGCAAAATCGACTGGAGGATTGAAACAGCCGTTGCATTGAGGGAGCTCGGGCTGCTTGAACCACCACCAAACGGTGTGAATGTAGAGTTTGTAGATCCCTAATTGTACCCCAAAACCGAAACACATCTTCAGTTTCCATAAAAGACAAACTAACTATCGATATATTGCTCTTTCATGCTTCTACCACTCTGTCTAAAGGCTATAATAGCTTCAACAGAAATGAAGTTTATAGAATACGG
This genomic interval from Brassica oleracea var. oleracea cultivar TO1000 chromosome C2, BOL, whole genome shotgun sequence contains the following:
- the LOC106327536 gene encoding uncharacterized protein LOC106327536 — encoded protein: MESLDANFPVRHRKFSLESKGNKTEIVICSYEDHILVIATQIGAVGAILHARKEEGMSVEPTFSVSVIFGKRDEPMLIATARRLIDHISSFVPSKPLVLSLGLKDHSSETLKEIVAAVIENRLW